The genomic segment atatatctgtaaccttgttatgggctaagggggcccagcctgaaggccagttaggggggatttggggtgagtgcttatttgtgcccttggtacccctggaactgtagCAGGGTGTGTGAGATTCAGTATAGCGTGGGGCAAGCCAGGCCTATATAAGGAAGAGGAATAGAGTCCTGCAGGTATTACAAAAGGTATTGAAAATCACTTTATAAAAGAACCAgaacatatattaaaaaatgtacatatacCTTGGGTTGTTATTGCCATTATTATTCAGTGAATCACCAATGAGAATTAAGGCACCGTTGAGGCCATCTGAACAGCAGTTGCCCCTATTGGTCACTACAACCTGAGAGATCTTATTGGGCTGCAGTAAATCCACTCGCCACCAGGGGGACATGTCGTTGCCGGTGAGGGAACAGGAGCCATGGTAATAGTTAGAATCCAAGTTTCCATCATTAGAATTAGCAGCGAGGGCTAAATATCCAATGTTGTAATTGTAGTAAGTAGAGGACTGAGTGGCGCGGCCCCGGAGGGCAAGGTTCTGCCCTATAGAGGAAAGATAATGATACAGAGGATAAGCCATTGGCACCTACTGTTGGTCAGTAGCCCAATTAGACATTAAAGGGGAATTATGTATCGTGATGTATTTTAACGCCCTCATATACATATCAATGgtataatattgtttttatagTCAGCAGATCCTGGAGTAACACCTAAGGTAGGGCTGGGGCCCCTGTTATTTTGGGGTAAGGATTGTTTGGATACATTGGAAcagtttccccaagagacctgtttagcttattagttacactcatatctcagtgcagggggtgagtattctgggctctgccaaaagctacttatctaattaagttttagaaacattgtatcttttttgggagctcagtgcaggagatc from the Xenopus tropicalis strain Nigerian chromosome 5, UCB_Xtro_10.0, whole genome shotgun sequence genome contains:
- the LOC101733552 gene encoding fucolectin-4-like, whose translation is MGFLLTAALLCIVSGIAAQHSNQRQNLALRGRATQSSTYYNYNIGYLALAANSNDGNLDSNYYHGSCSLTGNDMSPWWRVDLLQPNKISQVVVTNRGNCCSDGLNGALILIGDSLNNNGNNNPSCSQITYIGNGATLTFECNGMVGRFVNIVRPGMAIVQLCEIQVYGEPLLGPICPTNNLIKIDNQKSR